In Candidatus Methylomirabilota bacterium, the following proteins share a genomic window:
- a CDS encoding mechanosensitive ion channel family protein, translated as MKVETPLDEIALLLTRVFALGEVAAGALARFGAILGAILIGWIAYRIVIGLIDRLLSPLGGVANYTARAQRARTLNPLLASAARYVIAFIVTVVVLSELGIDVRALMVSAGVIGLAIGLGAQSLIKDVITGFFILFENLIAVGDVIEVGSHSGVVEAVGLRVTKIRKFSGELRIVPNGELTAFGHHSAGWARAVVEVSVGYGEDITRALRVLEGVGHALREAHPGQVLEPPVAEGILRFQASDVVLRLHARVDAQHKFPMELELRRRVKEGLDAAGIEIPYPQQVVHVSPDHPSLVPPREKESRA; from the coding sequence ATGAAGGTCGAGACGCCGTTGGACGAGATCGCGCTCCTCCTGACCCGTGTGTTTGCGCTCGGCGAGGTGGCCGCGGGCGCGCTGGCGCGGTTCGGGGCCATCCTCGGCGCGATCCTCATCGGGTGGATCGCCTATCGGATCGTGATCGGGCTGATCGATCGTCTGCTCAGTCCCCTGGGAGGTGTGGCCAACTACACGGCGCGTGCGCAACGGGCGCGGACGCTCAACCCGCTCCTGGCCAGCGCGGCGCGCTATGTCATCGCGTTCATCGTGACCGTGGTCGTCCTCAGCGAGCTCGGGATCGACGTTCGGGCCCTGATGGTCTCGGCCGGGGTCATCGGGCTGGCGATCGGCCTCGGCGCCCAGAGCCTGATCAAGGACGTCATCACCGGCTTCTTCATCCTCTTCGAGAACCTGATCGCCGTCGGCGACGTCATCGAGGTGGGCTCGCACAGCGGCGTCGTCGAGGCGGTGGGACTACGGGTCACCAAGATCCGGAAGTTCTCCGGCGAGCTCCGGATCGTCCCCAACGGCGAGCTCACGGCGTTCGGCCATCATTCGGCCGGCTGGGCCCGGGCCGTCGTCGAGGTGAGCGTGGGGTACGGCGAGGACATCACGCGCGCGCTCCGCGTCCTGGAGGGAGTCGGACACGCGCTCCGGGAAGCCCACCCGGGGCAGGTCCTGGAGCCCCCGGTGGCCGAGGGCATCCTGCGGTTCCAGGCCTCCGACGTCGTGCTGCGACTCCACGCCCGCGTGGATGCCCAGCACAAGTTCCCGATGGAGCTCGAGCTCCGCCGGCGTGTCAAAGAGGGACTCGACGCCGCGGGCATAGAGATCCCGTATCCTCAGCAGGTGGTTCACGTCTCTCCGGATCACCCATCACTCGTCCCGCCACGCGAGAAGGAGTCTCGGGCATGA
- a CDS encoding DUF2062 domain-containing protein yields MVFSWRRIRARVTAVLHLDESPSRLATSMAVGVFIGITPFFFLHTVLAVIVALIFRLNMAATITGAWFNLPWFAPFLYAFCLKLGEAILSGNIGLIWSFGELTEAALALLHTSAREHAGNFVQMFWDALFVASKPLFIGTTVVGLVAAVTTYFVTLAAIKEIRLLSHLAPVPPGGSDGNPSSGERRP; encoded by the coding sequence GTGGTCTTCTCCTGGCGCAGGATCCGGGCTCGCGTGACGGCGGTTCTCCACCTCGATGAGTCGCCGTCGCGACTCGCGACCAGCATGGCCGTCGGCGTGTTCATCGGCATCACGCCGTTCTTCTTCCTGCACACGGTGCTGGCCGTGATCGTCGCGCTGATCTTCCGGCTCAACATGGCGGCCACCATCACCGGCGCCTGGTTCAATCTCCCCTGGTTCGCACCCTTCCTCTACGCCTTCTGCCTCAAGCTGGGCGAGGCCATCCTGAGCGGGAACATCGGGCTCATATGGAGCTTCGGCGAGCTCACCGAAGCGGCGCTCGCCCTGCTCCATACCAGCGCGCGAGAGCACGCGGGGAACTTCGTCCAGATGTTCTGGGACGCCCTCTTCGTGGCCTCGAAGCCGCTCTTCATCGGCACGACGGTGGTCGGGCTGGTGGCGGCCGTGACGACGTACTTCGTCACGCTGGCGGCCATCAAGGAGATCCGTCTTCTGAGTCACCTCGCCCCCGTTCCCCCCGGAGGCTCGGACGGCAATCCCTCCTCGGGGGAGCGGCGGCCATGA